The window GGGTTCTCCGGGCTTGCTGGCCTTCCACAGGGCAAAATCCAGGGCGTGACGTTTGCGCGTATCGACCTCGACCCGGGCGCCGGCCAGCATATCTTCGAGCTGGCGATGCGAGAGCTTGCCGTAGGCGGCAAAGCGCTCAACCGCGTAATACACATCGCCCCCAACCGCATAGGCCAGACCCTTGTTCTCCAAGTCCTGGATCAGGTCAATCATATCGGGAATATGCTGTGTGGCCCGAGGCTCGACGGTCGGCGGCACACAGCCCAGCGCCCGCATGTCCTGACCGAACTCGTCGATATAGGTCTCGGACAGCTCCTGGGTCGAGATTCCGCGCTCGTTGGCCCGGCTGATGATCTTGTCATCCACATCGGTGAAGTTGCGCACAAAGCGGACTTCGTAGCCCAGAAAGCGCAGATAGCGGTAGATGACATCAAAGGTCACCAGAGCCCGGGCATGCCCGACGTGCGAGCGATCATAGACCGTCACCCCGCACACATACATGCCGACTTTGCCGGCGGTCAGAGGAACGAACTCCTCGTCCCTGCCGGTCAGGGTGTTATGCAGATGCAGCGCCATATGTCTGTCGTCCGGGGCTCCCTACTGTCTGCCCGCCACCAGCTGATCGACCACCGACGGATCGGCCAGGGTCGAGGTATCCCCCAGCTGGTCGAGCGCCCCCTCGCCGATCTTGCGCAGAATGCGGCGCATGATCTTGCCGCTGCGCGTCTTGGGCAAACCCTCGGCAAACTGGAGCTTGTCCGGGCTGGCGTGCGGGCCGATCTCGCGGCGGACAGTGGCAATCAGTTCTTTGGTCATGTCCGGGGAAACCTGCTGGCCGGTCTTGAGCGTCACAAAGGCGTAGATGCCCTGGCCTTTCAGTTCGTGGGGCATGCCTACTACCGCAGCCTCGGCCACCGCCGGATGTTTGCCCAGCGCGCCTTCGACCTCGGCCGTCCCCAGGCGGTGGCCGGAGACGTTGATCACATCATCCACCCGGCCGGTAATCCAGTAGTAGCCGTCGGCGTCCCGGCGGCAGCCGTCGCCGGTGAAATACTTGCCCGGATACATGGCGAAATACGTCTGGTGAAAACGCTCGTGGTCGCCGTACACGGTCCGCATGATGCCCGGCCAGGGAAACTTGAGACACAGGTTGCCGGACACGTCGTTGCCCTCAAGCTCATTGCCCTGCTCATCGACGAGACACGGCTGGGCGCCAAAAAACGGCCGGGTGGCCGAGCCGGGCTTGGTCCTGGTTGCTCCGGGCAGGGGCGTAATCAGAATGCCGCCGGTTTCGGTCTGCCACCAGGTATCGACAATCGGGCAGCGCTCCTGGCCGATTATTCGGTAATACCAGTGCCACTCCGGGCTTTTAATCGGTTCGCCGACCGTGCCCAGGATACGCAGACTGGACAGGTCATATTGTGCCGGCCAACTGTCACCCTCTTTCATCAGCGCCCGCAGGGCGGTCGGCGCGGTGTAAAAGATATTGACCTTGTGCTGCTCCACGATCTGCCAAAAGCGGCCAAAATCCGGGTAATTGGGCACCCCCTCAAACATCATCGTCGTGGCCCGGTTGCTGAGCGGTCCGTAGACGATATAGCTGTGGCCGGTGACCCAGCCGATATCCGCGGTACACCAGTAGGTGTCGCCGGGGCGATAATCAAACACATACTTATGCGTGATCGAGGCGTAGACCAGGTAGCCCCCGGTGGTGTGCAGCACGCCCTTGGGTTTACCGGTCGAACCGGAGGTATACAGGATGAACAGCGGATCCTCGGCGTCCATGTGTTCGGGCGGACAGTCCTTAGGCTGCTCGGCAACCAGTTCGTGCCACCACACGTCGCGGCCGGTCTGCATGGCCACCGCATGGCCGGTTCGTTGCACGACCACGACTTTTTCAATCGAGGGACAGTCGGCCACCGCCGCGTCGGCGTTGGCCTTCATCGGGATATCGTTTTTGGCCCCGCGTAAGCCGGTATCCTGGGTGATCAGGACCTTGCAGCTCGAGTCCTGGATCCGATCCCGCAGGGAATCCGGCGAGAAGGCACCAAACACGATGGAATGCACCGCACCGATACGGGTACAGGCCAGCATGGCGACGGCCAGCTCGGGGATCATCTGCATATAGATGCAGACGCGGTCGCCCTTGGTGACCCCCAGGGCTTTCAGAGCGTTGGCGAAGCGGCACACCTGGTCGAGCAGCTCGGCATAGCTCAGCTGACGCGATTCCGAGGCGTCGTTGCCCTGCCAGATCAGGGCCGTTTGTTGGCCGGCCCCGGCTTCGACGTGCCGGTCAAGGCAGTTGTAGGAGACGTTCAGCTTGCCGCCCAGAAACCACTTGGTCTGGGCCGTATGGAAATCCCACTCCAGGACGCGGTCCCATTTTTTGAACCAGCTGACAAAGGTGTCGGCCTGCTCGGCCCAGAACCCTTCCGGGTCTTGTACCGAGCGTTGGTACATCTGCTGGTAGGTGTCCGGGTCGATGGCAGCCTGGCCTTTGACTGCGGCCGGAATATCATAGATGGGTTCGCCGCTCTCGTGTTCTGCCATATCCCTCTCCTTAGTGTTCGGATGTGTGCAGCAGGGCCGCCGGCCCTACTCTTTACGGCCAATCGCTTGCATGAAGCGCTCGTGGACCACCCCACAGGCCATGGAGTACAAGCCGTCCCGGTCGGCCGTTTGGGCCAGAAAGCCGAGGGGAATCTGGAAGCCGCCCTTATCCTTGATATTCCCCCCGCCGTAGTAGCTCTTTTTGTGCTCGTCGGCGCCAAAGGCTTTCTTCAGAAACGTATCTGGAGTGATCGTATCGCTGCGGGTGCGCAGCGAGCCGTCCACGGTTTTGCCGTCCACAATGCCAAAGACCAGGACCGTGTCGGTGCCATCGCGCCGCAGCAGAAATTCGGCTACCTGCGGGATGCCGTCCCGATGCTCGGAGCGGACAAAGCCCACATCGGTCAGCAGCAGACTGTCAAACACCTGCTTGTTCTCCAGCGCCTTTTGGATCATATCCATCACCACCGGGGCCAGGGACTGGTCGGCAATCTTTTTGAGCAGAGCCTGATCGACACACGGCCACAGATAGGCGGCGGCTTCAAACTCCAGGCGCGTTGCCTCGAGCAAGGCCATGGTATCGGCCCGGATCCCGTGCATCAGAGCCGTGGCCAGACGGACCTGATCGGTTTCGCCCGGATTGAGGCCGTGGGGATATTGGGTACGCAGGTATTCGGCATAGATGGCACAGGTCGAGCCGACATCCTCGCGGATATCGACAAACTCGGCCGCAACATCCCCGAGTCGCTTATGATGGTCCACAAAGGATATGAAGGTTTTGCCCTCCAGCTGATCCGAGATCGGCGTGTCCGTCTTTTGGGTATCGACGAAGGCGTACAAATCGTAGGGGTCCAGATCGAAGGTCTCGTCATACAGCACCAGGTTGATCTCCAGGCGTTTGACCAAGGCTCGGTTTTCCTGGTGGCTGACCTCGTGAAAACACAGCAGGGTGGTCTCGATTTCAAATTCGCTGGCCAAAAACTGGTGGGCCAGACCTGAGGCAATATTATCGGGGTCGGGGTAGCCGGTCAGGATGAGCAGGAGCTTGTCTCCCTGGTGGCGACTCAAGATCGTACGCAGTTGAGCCCATTTTGTCCCGCCCGTCTCCTGCGGATCGATGATCCGTAATGGGGACTCTTCTCGGGCCGGCCTCACCGCTTCGGCTGTCTCGGCCATGGCGTTCCCTCCTCGTCGTCCGGCACGCGACCGGACAGGATCAGCTGTCCTGTTAGCGCGCTTTGACAAGATATTCAACTCCCCGGCCAGCGGTCCTGACCGCCCACTCTCTTGAGGAAAGGGGGGGGGTATGCTAGGGGTTTCGCCGCCGTGTGCGGTCTGCCGTCCGGACAGATCGCTCTCCGGCCGAGTGCGGGGCAGTAACGGCAGAAAGGAGCCTGGATGTTCACCCCCGTCGTGCGTGCCTGCGGGCGTCGGTCACTTGAAACGCTGCGCGAAATGGGCCGCATGGGTCTCTTCCTGAGTACCGCCCTGGGCCTTGTGTTCGTCCCCCCGCTGCGCCTCACGCCCCTGCTGCGGCGTCTGTACTTCATTGGCGCCCGCTCGCTGGTGCTGATTATCTTCACCGGCGCCTTCACCGGCATGGTCATCGCGCTGCAGGGCTATATCGCGCTGCGCCGCTTTGGCGGCGAGGCGGCGCTCGGCCCGATGGTCGGCCTGGCGCTCATCCTTGAGCTGGGGCCGGTCCTGTCATCGCTGATGATTACCGCTCGTGCCGGCTCGGCCCTGACCGCCGAGTTGGGCATCATGCGTATTACCGAGCAGATTGACGCCCTGGAGGTGATGGCCATTCACCCCGTCCAATACCTGGTCGTGCCTATCCTGTTGGCCTCGCTGATCGCCTTTCCCATCCTGAGCAGCATCTTTACCGTGGTCGGCATCTACGGCGGCTATGTGGTCGGCGTCCAGCTGCTGGGGGTCAGCGTGGGCAGCTATTTCTCGCAGATGGCCAGCGCCGTGACCTCGCACGACGTGTGGACCGGCATATATAAATCATTCTCATTCGGCGCTATTGTGGCCTGGGTGTGTTGTTTCAAAGGTTTTTATGCCGCGCGCGGGGCGGAGGGGGTGAGTCTGGCCACGACCCAGGCCGTGGTGATGTGCTCGGTGTTCATCCTGGTCTGGGACTATCTCCTCGGCTCACTGCTGTTCTAAGCGGAGACACATGATTCGGATTCACGACCTGCACAAATCCTTCGGTTCCCAGCACGTGTTGCGGGGAATCAATCTGGAGATCCCGACCGGGACGATTTATGTCGTCGTGGGCAGCAGCGGGACGGGCAAGAGCTGCCTGCTCAAGCACATTATCGGCCTGCTGCGACCGGATCGTGGACAGGTGTGGGTTGACGATATCGAGGTCAGCGCCCTGCGCGGCCGGGCGCTCAACCGGATGCGGGACCGTTTTAGTATGCTGTTCCAGGGCGGCGCTCTGTTTGACTCGCTGTCGGTGTACGACAATGTGGCGTTTCCGCTGCGTGAAAAAACCCGCCTGTCAGAAGCGGCGATTAGCGACAAAGTGCATCAGCGGCTGGCCCAGGTCGGTCTGTCGGGCGTGGATGCCAAATTCCCGTCCGAGCTGTCGGGCGGCATGCTCAAGCGGGCCGCACTGGCCCGGGCGCTGGCGACTGACCCCGAGATCATGCTGTTCGACGAGCCGACCACCGGTCTTGACCCCATTCGGGTGAGCACGATCCATCAGCTCATTCTTGACTTGCACCGCCTGCTCAACTTTACTGCGGTCGTGGTCAGCCATGAAATCCCGGAGGTCTTTTCACTGGCCACACATATCGCTATGCTGCANNNNNNNNNNNNNNNNNNNNNCAAGCCTCAACCGACCCCGTCGTCCAGCAGTTTATCACCGGCCAGACCCAGGGGCCGATTGAGGCGCAATAGGATGAAACTGGACTCAGAACTTGTGGTCGGTTGGCTGGTCGTACTGGCGCTGGGCGGCTTGGTCTATCTGTCTCTACAGTTCGGCCAGGTCAGCTTTGCCGGCACCCAGCACTACCGCCTCACGGCCGAGTTCTCCGATGCCGGCGGCCTGCAGAGCGGAGCCCGGGTCGAGGTAGCTGGGGTGGAAATCGGGCGGGTTGAGTCTGTGACCCTGACCGACAGCCTGACACAAGCTCGGGCAACACTGAGTATCCAGCCCGACATTCGGCTCCCCCAGGACAGCCGGGCGGCGATTAAAACGGCCGGTCTGATCGGCGAGCGCTTTATTGACATTGAGGTTGGGCCAGCAGCCGAAACCATCAGCCCCGGCGGTCGGATTCGGCACACCGAGTCTGCCACCGACATCCTTGACACCGTCGGCCAGGTCTTGTTTGGCAACCTCAACGCGCCCGAGCAGACCGACGGTGCTGCGGCAAACGACGCGTTCGATCTCGGTCTTGATTAGGAGAGCCATGCACCATATTAGGCTGATTAGCACCACACGCAGGAGGGACAGAGTGTCTGTCGTATTCATCACCGCTATGCTCCTCATCGGTCTTTTGAGTACGGGCTCCGCTCCGGTCTGTGCCCAGGTCCAGAATTCTGCCCAAGACTCCTATGAAGCCGGGGGGCCAGACCTGCGGACGCCGGACGACCCGTGGGAATCGTTCAACCAGCCCATGTTCAGCTTCAACCTCAAGCTCGATGAATATGTGTTGCGACCGGTGGCGACCGGCTACGCCGAAGTGGTTCCTGAGCCCGGCCAGCACGGCATTGACCGGTTCTTCAAAAATCTGGGCGTGCTGCCCCGGGTCGTGAACAGCGTGCTCCAGGGAAAAATTGACGGGGCTGGACGCGAAATCGGTCGCTTTGCCGTGAATACCATCCTGGGTGGCATCGGCTTTTTTGATGTTGCCGACAGTCTGTTCGGCTGGCGGCCGAGCGAGGAAGACTTCGGCCAGACCCTGGGCCACTACGGCATTTCGTCCGGCCCGTATCTGGTCCTGCCCTTCTACGGTCCCTCAACGGTTCGCGACACCTTTGGTTTTGCCGTTGACAGCGCGATGAATCCGATGAACTATCTGTTGGCAGCCTTAGACATATTTGCCATTCAGAGCGGCCAGACGGTCGGCAATGCCGTCAATACCCGCTCGCTCAACCTGGAACTCTTTGAACAGGTTGAACTGGTCTCGGTTGACCTGTATGGGGCGGTTCAGGACGGCTACTTGCAGCGGCGAGCCAACGCCGTCAAGGAGTAGGGCATGCGGGGAGTGAGGGGGTTGTGGTGAACACGGTGAGGAGAACACTGGTCAAGAGTATCGGCATTGGACTGCTGGGGCTGGTCTTTCCCGGCCTGGCCACAGCCACAGACTCGCCCCTCGCGGTCATACGAACGACGATGTACGAGATCGTCGCCATTCTCCAGGATCCAGCCTATCAGGAGCCGGACCAGAGCCAGGTCCGCATCCAAAAAGTCCGCGAGGTTGCCCTCCCCCAGTTTGACTCTCGGGAAATTGCCAAACGCACCCTAGGGGTGCACTGGCGAGATCGGACAGAGGAACAGCGACAGGAATTCATCAGACTTTTTACGGACTTAATAGAAAAGACGTATAGCAGTACCTTAGACCGTTACCGCGAGGATACCGAAATTTTCTTTGACCGTGAGCATATCGACGGCAGCTATGCCGAGGTTGATTGTCGGATTCTGGCCCCCTCGTTGAAAAAAACCTTCTCGCTGAGCTACCGTCTGCACCTGGTCGAAGGACGCTGGTTGATCTACGACGTGGTGATTGAAAACGTCAGTATGGTCCGCAACTACCGGACTCAGTTCAACCGGATCATCAACAAATCGTCGTATGAAAACCTGGTGCAGAGCATCGAGAGCAAGCTGAAACAGCTCGCCGCCTCGCCCTCATAGCCTCGTCCTGATAGTCGCCAGCAGGGCCTCCGCTACCCGATTCGTCTCAGTCCGCCTGAGGGGGACGCCGGCCCAGGGCTCCCAGCAGCAGGTGGGGAAAATCAACGGTCATCCCGTCCACCCCGGCCGCCATTGCGGCCCGCATCAGCTCGGGGTCGTCGACCCCCCAAGCCCGGATGTCCAGCCCCAGGTCTTGCCAGGCGCGGACTTGATCGGGCGAGACAGCCTTGGCCGGAGGACAGAACTGGTCGAGCCCGGCCGCAATGACCCGCTCGACCGTCTGCTCCTGCACGTCAGAGGCCAGAAATCCCACCTTGACCTCTGGCGCCAGCGTCTTGAGATTTTGCACGACCGGGAAATAGAACGAGGTAAAAGCGACCGCGTGCAGCAGGCCATATTCCCGGACCAGCTCCAGGACACGGACCTCAAGGTCGAGCTGCTTGACCTCGATGATCAGCGGAATCCGCCCGCCGTAGTGAAGCAGGGTGTCACCGAACAACGGTACCCGGGCGCCCCGAAACTCGGCGCCAAACCACCCCCCGGCATCCAGCTCTCTAATCGCCGCCCACGGCGTCTCGCGCGCGAAGCCCTGACCGTTGGTAGTCCGGGCCAGCCGTTCATCGTGGAGCAGGATCAATTCTCCGTCGCTGGTCGCCCGCACATCGGTTTCAATCGCGT of the Desulfurellaceae bacterium genome contains:
- the mlaD gene encoding outer membrane lipid asymmetry maintenance protein MlaD, which encodes MKLDSELVVGWLVVLALGGLVYLSLQFGQVSFAGTQHYRLTAEFSDAGGLQSGARVEVAGVEIGRVESVTLTDSLTQARATLSIQPDIRLPQDSRAAIKTAGLIGERFIDIEVGPAAETISPGGRIRHTESATDILDTVGQVLFGNLNAPEQTDGAAANDAFDLGLD
- a CDS encoding ABC transporter substrate-binding protein — encoded protein: MRRTLVKSIGIGLLGLVFPGLATATDSPLAVIRTTMYEIVAILQDPAYQEPDQSQVRIQKVREVALPQFDSREIAKRTLGVHWRDRTEEQRQEFIRLFTDLIEKTYSSTLDRYREDTEIFFDREHIDGSYAEVDCRILAPSLKKTFSLSYRLHLVEGRWLIYDVVIENVSMVRNYRTQFNRIINKSSYENLVQSIESKLKQLAASPS
- a CDS encoding VacJ family lipoprotein, whose translation is MSVVFITAMLLIGLLSTGSAPVCAQVQNSAQDSYEAGGPDLRTPDDPWESFNQPMFSFNLKLDEYVLRPVATGYAEVVPEPGQHGIDRFFKNLGVLPRVVNSVLQGKIDGAGREIGRFAVNTILGGIGFFDVADSLFGWRPSEEDFGQTLGHYGISSGPYLVLPFYGPSTVRDTFGFAVDSAMNPMNYLLAALDIFAIQSGQTVGNAVNTRSLNLELFEQVELVSVDLYGAVQDGYLQRRANAVKE
- a CDS encoding ATP-binding cassette domain-containing protein, which produces MIRIHDLHKSFGSQHVLRGINLEIPTGTIYVVVGSSGTGKSCLLKHIIGLLRPDRGQVWVDDIEVSALRGRALNRMRDRFSMLFQGGALFDSLSVYDNVAFPLREKTRLSEAAISDKVHQRLAQVGLSGVDAKFPSELSGGMLKRAALARALATDPEIMLFDEPTTGLDPIRVSTIHQLILDLHRLLNFTAVVVSHEIPEVFSLATHIAML
- the acs gene encoding acetate--CoA ligase yields the protein MAEHESGEPIYDIPAAVKGQAAIDPDTYQQMYQRSVQDPEGFWAEQADTFVSWFKKWDRVLEWDFHTAQTKWFLGGKLNVSYNCLDRHVEAGAGQQTALIWQGNDASESRQLSYAELLDQVCRFANALKALGVTKGDRVCIYMQMIPELAVAMLACTRIGAVHSIVFGAFSPDSLRDRIQDSSCKVLITQDTGLRGAKNDIPMKANADAAVADCPSIEKVVVVQRTGHAVAMQTGRDVWWHELVAEQPKDCPPEHMDAEDPLFILYTSGSTGKPKGVLHTTGGYLVYASITHKYVFDYRPGDTYWCTADIGWVTGHSYIVYGPLSNRATTMMFEGVPNYPDFGRFWQIVEQHKVNIFYTAPTALRALMKEGDSWPAQYDLSSLRILGTVGEPIKSPEWHWYYRIIGQERCPIVDTWWQTETGGILITPLPGATRTKPGSATRPFFGAQPCLVDEQGNELEGNDVSGNLCLKFPWPGIMRTVYGDHERFHQTYFAMYPGKYFTGDGCRRDADGYYWITGRVDDVINVSGHRLGTAEVEGALGKHPAVAEAAVVGMPHELKGQGIYAFVTLKTGQQVSPDMTKELIATVRREIGPHASPDKLQFAEGLPKTRSGKIMRRILRKIGEGALDQLGDTSTLADPSVVDQLVAGRQ
- a CDS encoding ABC transporter permease, with the translated sequence MFTPVVRACGRRSLETLREMGRMGLFLSTALGLVFVPPLRLTPLLRRLYFIGARSLVLIIFTGAFTGMVIALQGYIALRRFGGEAALGPMVGLALILELGPVLSSLMITARAGSALTAELGIMRITEQIDALEVMAIHPVQYLVVPILLASLIAFPILSSIFTVVGIYGGYVVGVQLLGVSVGSYFSQMASAVTSHDVWTGIYKSFSFGAIVAWVCCFKGFYAARGAEGVSLATTQAVVMCSVFILVWDYLLGSLLF